In Phoenix dactylifera cultivar Barhee BC4 unplaced genomic scaffold, palm_55x_up_171113_PBpolish2nd_filt_p 000346F, whole genome shotgun sequence, the DNA window GATGTGGGGCCGGACCAGTTGCTCCACCGACTCGTCGGGGAAATTTACATGCCAGACCGGTGACTGCGGCAGCGGGCAGGTCGCATGCAACGGCAACGGTGGTGCCCCACCCGCCTCGCTCGTCGAGTTCACGCTGCAGGGCGATGGTGGGAAGGATAACTACGACATTAGCTTGGTCGATGGCTTCAACTTGCCGGTTTCCATCACTCCACAGGGCGTGTCGGGCTGCACCGCCCCATCATGCTCGGCGAACATCAACGCCGATTGCCCGGCAGTGCTGCAGGACACGGTATCCGGTTCCGTCGTTGGCTGCAAGAGCGCTTGCCTGGAATTTAACCAGCCCCAGTACTGCTGCACTGGAGATCATAACACCGAGGCAACATGCCCGCCGACGAACTACTCGGAGTTCTTCAAGAATAAGTGCCCTCAGGCTTACAGTTACGCTTATGATGATAAAACCAGTCTCTTCACTTGCACTGGGGCTAATTACCTCATCACCTTCTGTCCTTGAGAACGTT includes these proteins:
- the LOC103700679 gene encoding thaumatin-like protein 1, whose protein sequence is MWGRTSCSTDSSGKFTCQTGDCGSGQVACNGNGGAPPASLVEFTLQGDGGKDNYDISLVDGFNLPVSITPQGVSGCTAPSCSANINADCPAVLQDTVSGSVVGCKSACLEFNQPQYCCTGDHNTEATCPPTNYSEFFKNKCPQAYSYAYDDKTSLFTCTGANYLITFCP